A window from Malania oleifera isolate guangnan ecotype guangnan chromosome 7, ASM2987363v1, whole genome shotgun sequence encodes these proteins:
- the LOC131160248 gene encoding ADP-ribosylation factor GTPase-activating protein AGD12-like gives MSELGRRTSGKRRLKDLLLKSDNRICADCGAPDPKWASANIGVFICLKCCGVHRSLGTHISKVLSVTLDDWSDEEIDAMFEVGGNSSANAIYEAFLPEGFSKPGPDSSHEERSRFIRSKYELQDFLKPSLRIVSVPSRKSSLQSSFSRKIMDGFRTSNSSQEGMVEFIGLLKVKVIKGSNLAIRDMLSSDPYVVLTLGQQTVQTNVIRSNLNPTWNEELMLSVPQSYGPLKLKVFDHDTFSADDIMGEAEVDIQPLITSAMAFGDAGMFGNMQIGKWLKSHDNALIDDSTINIVDGKVKQELSLKLQNVESGEVDLELEWMPLEQ, from the exons GTAAGAGAAGATTAAAAGATTTACTGCTTAAAAGTGACAATCGCATTTGTGCTGATTGTGGTGCTCCAGATCCTAAATGGGC GTCAGCTAATATTGGAGTCtttatatgcttaaaatgttgtGGTGTGCACAGAAGCCTTGGTACACATATCTCAAAG GTTTTGTCTGTGACATTGGATGATTGGTCTGATGAAGAAATTGATGCCATGTTTGAGGTTGGAGGAAATTCTTCTGCTAATGCAATTTATGAGGCTTTCCTTCCTGAAGGATTCTCAAAGCCTGGACCTGATTCCAGTCATGAAGAGCGGTCAAGATTCATCAG ATCTAAATATGAACTTCAAGATTTTTTGAAGCCCAGTTTGCGGATTGTGTCAGTTCCTTCCAGGAAGAGCTCTCTCCAATCTAGTTTTTCCAGAAAAATCATGGACGGTTTTCGAACTTCAAATTCTTCACAG GAAGGAATGGTGGAATTTATTGGACTATTGAAGGTCAaagtgataaagggttcaaaTTTAGCCATACGCGATATGTTGTCAAGTGACCCTTATGTGGTACTTACTCTTGGCCAGCAG ACAGTCCAGACAAATGTGATAAGGAGCAACTTGAATCCAACCTGGAATGAAGAACTTATGCTTTCTGTTCCACAGAGTTATGGGCCCTTGAAATTG AAAGTGTTTGATCATGACACATTTTCAGCTGATGACATAATGGGAGAAGCCGAGGTTGATATCCAGCCCTTAATTACATCTGCAATGGCATTTGGGGATGCAGGAATGTTTGGGAATATGCAAATCGGGAAGTGGCTCAAGTCACACGACAATGCCCTCATAGATGACAGTACCATCAACATTGTCGATGGGAAGGTGAAGCAAGAGTTGTCGCTCAAGCTCCAAAATGTTGAATCTGGGGAAGTCGATCTTGAACTAGAATGGATGCCTCTTGAGCAATAG